One window of the Klebsiella sp. WP3-W18-ESBL-02 genome contains the following:
- the bglA gene encoding 6-phospho-beta-glucosidase BglA: MKKLTLPKDFLWGGAVAAHQVEGGWNKGGKGPSICDVLTGGAHGVPREITQEVVPGKYYPNHEAIDFHGHYKEDIKLFAEMGFKCFRTSIAWTRIFPNGDETQPNEEGLKFYDDMFDELLKYHIEPVITLSHFEMPLHLVQQYGGWTNRKVVDFFVRFAEVVFERYKHKVKYWMTFNEINNQRNWRAPLFGYCCSGVVYTEHENPEETMYQVLHHQFVASALAVKAARRINPEMKVGCMLAMVALYPFSCKPEDVMFAQESMRERYVFTDVQLRGYYPSYVLNEWERRGFNIKMEAGDDVILREGTCDYLGFSYYMTNAVKAEGGSGDAISGFEGSVPNPHVKASDWGWQIDPVGLRYSLCELYERYQKPLFIVENGFGAYDKVEEDGSINDDYRIDYLRAHVEEMIKAVTYDGVDLMGYTPWGCIDCVSFTTGQYSKRYGFIYVNKHDDGTGDMSRSRKKSFEWYKAVIASNGENL, translated from the coding sequence ACCTTACCGAAAGACTTTTTATGGGGCGGCGCAGTGGCAGCGCACCAGGTTGAAGGTGGCTGGAATAAAGGCGGCAAAGGCCCCAGCATCTGTGACGTGCTTACCGGCGGCGCTCACGGCGTTCCGCGCGAAATCACTCAGGAAGTGGTGCCGGGTAAATACTACCCTAACCATGAAGCCATCGACTTCCACGGCCATTACAAAGAAGACATCAAACTGTTCGCGGAAATGGGTTTCAAGTGCTTCCGCACCTCTATCGCCTGGACGCGGATCTTCCCGAACGGCGATGAAACGCAGCCGAACGAAGAAGGGCTGAAGTTCTACGACGATATGTTCGATGAACTGCTGAAATACCATATCGAACCGGTTATCACCCTCTCCCACTTTGAAATGCCGCTGCATCTGGTTCAGCAATACGGCGGGTGGACCAACCGTAAAGTGGTCGATTTCTTTGTCCGTTTTGCCGAAGTCGTCTTCGAGCGCTATAAGCATAAGGTCAAATACTGGATGACCTTCAACGAAATCAACAACCAGCGCAACTGGCGAGCACCGCTGTTCGGCTACTGCTGCTCCGGCGTGGTTTATACCGAACATGAAAACCCGGAAGAAACGATGTACCAAGTGCTGCACCACCAGTTTGTGGCCAGCGCTCTGGCGGTTAAAGCCGCACGCCGTATTAATCCGGAAATGAAGGTGGGCTGCATGCTGGCGATGGTCGCGCTCTATCCGTTCTCCTGTAAGCCGGAAGACGTAATGTTTGCCCAGGAATCCATGCGCGAACGCTATGTCTTCACTGACGTCCAGCTGCGCGGCTATTACCCAAGCTACGTGCTTAATGAGTGGGAGCGTCGCGGATTCAACATCAAAATGGAAGCGGGCGATGACGTTATTCTGCGTGAAGGTACCTGCGACTACCTCGGCTTTAGCTACTACATGACCAACGCCGTGAAGGCTGAAGGCGGCAGCGGCGATGCGATTTCCGGCTTTGAAGGCAGCGTACCGAACCCGCACGTCAAGGCGTCAGACTGGGGCTGGCAGATCGATCCGGTAGGTCTGCGCTACTCTCTGTGCGAACTGTATGAGCGCTATCAGAAGCCGCTGTTTATCGTGGAAAACGGCTTCGGTGCCTACGATAAAGTAGAAGAAGATGGCAGCATCAACGATGACTACCGCATCGACTACCTGCGCGCGCACGTTGAAGAGATGATCAAGGCGGTAACCTACGATGGCGTTGACCTGATGGGCTATACCCCGTGGGGCTGTATCGACTGCGTCTCGTTCACCACCGGGCAGTACAGCAAGCGTTATGGCTTTATCTACGTCAATAAGCACGATGACGGCACGGGCGATATGTCGCGTTCCCGGAAGAAGAGCTTTGAGTGGTATAAAGCAGTGATTGCCAGCAACGGCGAAAATCTGTAA